The Notolabrus celidotus isolate fNotCel1 chromosome 6, fNotCel1.pri, whole genome shotgun sequence nucleotide sequence ATTTTTTGTGGACATTTTAAGCCCGTTTCTGGAAATGGGGTGTTCTACATAATTAAAACTTGTGAAATTCATCGGAATGTGGCGTTTTATATTTTGAATACTATAACTTTGTGTATGACAAAACAAGTAGATTTATTAGCATGTCCACGGAAAAACAGGCAATAACATTACCATGTAGTGCGAAGAGAAGGACGAGGCTCACTGAAGGCTTTGCTGCAGCGAATTCTACTTTGAGCTGTGCTTGATGAGGAGTGCTGAGATGAGCTGCTGCTGAGCGATCTCTAACAACTCAATGCAACATTTGGACTTTCATGAAATCAAATGCTCACTGTTCATTGACAGtccattttttgtgtgtgcaacCAGGAtatgaaaaaacaataaaaaatgtggatgtgaaaaaaaaagcagatgtttgtttcttaatttattcaacCTCAAAATCTCAGATACAGACTAACAACTTTAACTTTTGACTTTTAGCAAAACCTCAACATCTGTTTTGTGTTCCAGCCTGGCAGAATGGTTCTTTCATTAGTCACAAAGACAGACTGTTTAATGCTTGGGAGATAGGCAGCCTGCCTCCCAATCTGTTCTGTCCTCAGTGGCTCTGAGTTTTGTTGTTATAAACTTAACGTTTTGTGAGGTTTATTGTCGTTGTTCAAACAAAAGGCAGCTGACCTTCAGCTCCTGCAACATTCACTATTTGGATCCAACCCACCTGTTGATTTCCCCTCCTTAAAAAAATAGACGCAACACCAAAACATGGCAATTTTGTCCACAACTTTCAAtgacacatattcacacactgcACTGTGCATGCACACCGTAGACTACAGTCTTCAGTCATACACTGAGGTTGCAACATCTTACTTTACTTACTGAAAGGACTCAGACATCATGTTGTTTTGCTGGACAGCAGACATGCCAATAAATACCTCTCGGTTGTTTGTGAACCTACACTTGTAGCCAAAGCTGAGACATCGCTTCTGAACTCAGAGCCTTCAGCTTTGTCATGAATCTGCTCCTCCACAGCGAGACTGACGTTTTCTTGGCACAGATTGATCCATCATGATCAAACTATTTCTTcacattatatttattatttattatctattacTCTGAGCCTGTTCAGCCCTGGTTAGTTCAAGGCTGCTCTGTGTATCAGTACTGAGGCACAGAAGTTTGCGTCTGTCTACAGTTGTGGCCTTGTTCTGTTGAAAAGATGTAAAATTGTAATCTGTATAAGTGGACCTAATACATGTTAATAAATGACAAATCAAATCATGATTGAACTTGTAGTTAAAGCTTGAGTGTTACATGACAAATGCCTGACACCTCGTATACCAGGCTTTTCTcacaaacaacagcagatgtttttttctgtgtgtgtgtgtgtgtttgtgctgtggTCCCAGCTGGTTCCCACTGCACGGCTGGTTTCCATTTaggcttctttctcttttcctctagGGGACAGATAATGGGACAGTCCATTTGTGCCTTTATCCAGCGTTACAAAGTGAGGTACATCTCTGCAAGTAATTCACGACGAGGACACAGAGTCCCTGCAGTCTTTTTCACTCATACAGTACTCGCAGCCATTACCAGTCCTGGCTGTCCACACAGTCCAATGAATGTTAGATTATCAACAATGCTGTggtctcagacacacacatacattcatgCATGGATGGGTTAAACCAGCTACCCGCATTGAATCATTTTGTCCATGTAGAGCTACTGTAAGTATGTCTCTGTGTAAACAATTATAACACAATACATTCTGAAGACAAAACATTCAAGAGTCCAGTGAGGTTCAACTTATCACACAATAATCTTTGCAGATCAAGGACATGCTGCATGGTTGTTCACAAAGAGATGAAAGCACAGATGGGCGCTCTTGGCAAAAGCCTAAATTCTCTTTCGGGTTTCCTCTCTGAAAAATCTGATGCACATTTGGCCTTCGCCAGTTCATTTCCCCAAAGATGATCTGCCAGCTTGGATAAAGTCTCATAAGGCTCAGCTGTGCTTTTGAACACACAAAAGCCTTTGGAGTTGGCCGTAGACAATGCTTTCTAATCATTTTGTGCTCACAAGAGCTCATGCAGATCCCAGCAGAGAGTCTCTAATGTGTGACAAACACCTGCTTCCCCCCGTAATCCATCTCTTGTACCTCGGTTtctcttattttctctttcCACTTAAAGGGCCAGGATGTGGGGCTGGTCCTGTTGTGGCAGCTCAGATTGGGGTCGTGCAGGAGGTTCCACATGAGCCAGATCTGAGGAACAGAGAGGCTGTGAACAACCATGAGCTCTCTGTAAAAACAAGGGTCGAATGTCTGGAGGTGGGGTGCCGCAGATGGTCTTGGGATTCCGAAGGTCCGAAAGCCTTGGTGACGTGATGGTTTGACACCGATCAGCTGGAGGCACATTCCTAGAAAGACATCATCTATGGGGAACAACTCCACCTACAAGGGAAAAGACACGTCCTAAATCAAAAAGTCCAAAGCACACATCAtaaagcataaaaaatgttcaactaTGAAGTACCTGTTGACAGGATGTGCTCAGCTTCCGAGCCGTAAGCCCCGACATGACaaaccctcctcctccagcgTAGCTGGGGTACAAACCTCCTCCGTAAACAAACTCTGGCACATAGTACTTGGAACTGCGCCGACGAATTGGTTTAGCATTGATAATAATATCACCAACAAACAGATCCTCATCATGCTTCTGACCCTGAAGCATCTCAAGTATATTCTCAATGTTTACATACACGTCTGCATCACCTTTGAAGATGAACCTGTGTGAAAAAAATGGTTTAAATATGAGTCAGATGAGGCTTAGAGTAACACCCACTCTTGATTTCATCGTGTGAACACTTACTTGACATGAGGACAGCTGCTGTTGATCCATTTCAGGAAgtgtgtttccttcagtgtcaGGTTAAAGAAGGTGTCATCAAAGTCCCAGAGCAGAATATCGCTGAAGGTTTGACTCTCGTAGGTCAAGAGACGATCCCACAGAGGCAGAGAAGTTCGATTCCTGGGAACCCCCAGCAGGAAAACAGTACGGATAGACACACCATTTTGGAAAAGTCCCTCTCTACCCCAGGTCCGACGCACCacctacaaataaaacatgcagaggGTTATTATTTTGATAAGCGAAACACTGATCGAAGGAGTAAATACAAAAAGTGGATTAACTGATGTTCTGCCAACGAGGGAGCAGGAGGTCAATTGATTACTTTATCATAAGCTCTTGATTGGTCTTTATCATCTCCTGAGGGAACCCTCTGTCTCTGTAGCTGCTAAATgctcctgctcctccagctgctgcttgAAAGTACACTGTTAACTAAAACAGTAAAGCTGCAGGCCagatgattcttttttttacttacatTTATAAGTCAATTTAAAGTTTAagttaactttaaaacaaaagctGTACATCTGTGCTGATAAAGCAGAAATgtcaaaacactgacacatcacTGTCTGTTGTTACAAAGCCTTAAAGACAACATGGCTTATATTACCTGACGTTTTTCAAAATCTGCAGCCACAGATTTCACTGCAATGAGCATGTAAGGAGCAGTGGCCCCGTCATCAttggttcctcctcctcccttttccTCCTTTGCTCCTCTGATGTGACACTTCTCAGGCTGGTCTATGAGCAGGTTGAAGTCTCTCTTGTCCTTTTCTCTCAGATATCTCTCAAAGTCAAATGGTGGCAGCGTGGGCAGCAGCTTTCCAGCAGCCTTAGTTGGCGTTACACTTTTCCGTCGCGACTTGGATTTCCCCTTGGATTTGACCTGAGGTTTGGACTTTGGCTGAACAGGTTTAGCCTTTGGCTGGGGCTTACAGGGAGGAAGCTGTGGCTCTGATGAGCTGGATGGGAACTGTTGATTTGGAGACATGAaatgagacagaagaagaagaaggaaattctcagaacatgttgaaaaaagcaacaaactgCATCATAAATCTAGCATCATGGTTTCAGCTAAATCCGCTCCTTGTTTATCTGCTCCTGTTTCATTATAAAATGTGTCGGACCATCTGTGAATCAGCTAGCTGATCAtccacaaacataaacacactgtaaGACATATTGTGTGTACATAAACTGATGAAATCTGCATATGCAGTATGAATATTCATCCAACTCACACTGTACAGTGTTTGGATACTGCTTGTCATTTACAGTCAATGCTGCCTCCCGACGAGCATAAAGAGCATCACAGCCTTACACAGAGCGGTAACTTTATCAAAATGCCAAATGTAGGACCAGATTGAGAGTGGGTTATGTTAAATATCAGAAGATCACACTCACATCCATATTTGatcaatgatttttttatttacgtCGACACGTTGCTTTCCTAAAACTGTACTACAGctgcaaattaaataaataaatacaacttatTATCAAATCAGTGGTTTACCACACTAATTAGTAAGTTCCACATATCAAACGCAGCAATATTAAAGCAGCAAACTACATCTGTCTTATGTTTGGTGCAGGGCATGTACAGTTAGATTTTAGAGCTCTTCACAGCTTCCTGCTGTGGCTGTCAATGGCAGGTATGAAGCTGTTCAGACTAAACCAAACAAGAGACACAGTTCCTGTGttagttttaatgttttctatTCAACAACCCCTCACCCTGCTCTACCCTACATCATGTTCCATTAAGTGTTGGCTTCATAAGCCATCTTAAATATTGTAGATTTATCTGTTGAAGTCTACAGTTTCCATGTCTTTCATCTCTCCTGCCATCcttctgctgtttttgtctcctcttttttcccacaataaacaaacaggtCTCA carries:
- the b3gnt9 gene encoding UDP-GlcNAc:betaGal beta-1,3-N-acetylglucosaminyltransferase 9, which translates into the protein MMLRKMVTVRRLLHVKGDVMCTVFLLMLFCLLLYARQAIVSSGWDRPVWKLEIHGSTSSSRTLLGASGAKSHESPEFPSSSSEPQLPPCKPQPKAKPVQPKSKPQVKSKGKSKSRRKSVTPTKAAGKLLPTLPPFDFERYLREKDKRDFNLLIDQPEKCHIRGAKEEKGGGGTNDDGATAPYMLIAVKSVAADFEKRQVVRRTWGREGLFQNGVSIRTVFLLGVPRNRTSLPLWDRLLTYESQTFSDILLWDFDDTFFNLTLKETHFLKWINSSCPHVKFIFKGDADVYVNIENILEMLQGQKHDEDLFVGDIIINAKPIRRRSSKYYVPEFVYGGGLYPSYAGGGGFVMSGLTARKLSTSCQQVELFPIDDVFLGMCLQLIGVKPSRHQGFRTFGIPRPSAAPHLQTFDPCFYRELMVVHSLSVPQIWLMWNLLHDPNLSCHNRTSPTSWPFKWKEKIRETEVQEMDYGGKQVFVTH